Proteins from a genomic interval of Arvicola amphibius chromosome 14, mArvAmp1.2, whole genome shotgun sequence:
- the LOC119801220 gene encoding speckle-type POZ protein-like — protein sequence MSQDAIDKIWDYKLFNIQNFSCRWTIHNFCFILEEMRDSIRSPTFSIGDDDKWCLRVHPKGVDEESTDYLSVNLELLSSTKSPLNVRFKFWIINTKGERNKPVTSRKDFSFLPGYQSGYKMFILRDFLLDPSRGLLPEDQFTLLCLGMLVPYSYSIPDESTEQRIQVPKGPLGVDLGQLWLNSSFTDCSLVVAGQEFQAHKAILAAHCPVFRVMFEHDTEESRKNRFEIHDLEPDVFKAMMSYIYTGKEPVLHSMADAVLAAADKYGPEHLKVMCQSALFRDLSVETAAHTLFLADLHRTGQLKTQVLNFITAHASEVSQTRDWKTMVDSYPHLVAEAYSSLASAQCNLLEPPLKRLKQDQEPVTGTLHVYTRSSGLC from the coding sequence ATGTCGCAGGATGCCATAGACAAGATCTGGGACTATAAACTGTTCAACATCCAGAATTTCTCCTGCAGGTGGACCATCCACAACTTCTGTTTTATTCTGGAGGAAATGAGGGACAGTATTAGAAGCCCAACTTTCTCAATAGGAGACGATGACAAATGGTGTTTGAGAGTTCACCCTAAGGGCGTCGATGAAGAAAGCACAGATTACCTGTCAGTTAACCTAGAGTTGCTCAGCTCTACAAAGAGTCCCCTTAATGTACGGTTCAAGTTTTGGATCATaaacaccaaaggagaaagaaacaaacctGTGACTAGCCGGAAAGACTTTAGTTTCCTGCCAGGCTACCAAAGCGGTTACAAAATGTTCATCCTTCGAGATTTCCTCTTGGACCCTTCTCGTGGACTTCTCCCTGAAGACCAGTTCACCCTCCTCTGCTTGGGGATGCTGGTCCCGTACTCCTACAGTATCCCTGACGAGAGCACGGAGCAGAGAATCCAGGTTCCCAAAGGCCCATTAGGAGTTGATCTAGGACAGCTGTGGTTGAATTCCAGCTTCACAGACTGCAGCCTCGTGGTAGCTGGCCAGGAATTCCAGGCTCACAAGGCCATCTTAGCTGCTCACTGTCCAGTTTTCAGAGTCATGTTTGAACATGACACggaggagagcagaaagaatCGATTTGAGATTCATGACTTGGAACCTGATGTCTTCAAGGCAATGATGAGCTATATTTACACCGGGAAGGAACCAGTCCTCCACAGCATGGCAGATGCTGTGCTGGCAGCTGCTGACAAGTATGGCCCGGAGCATTTGAAGGTCATGTGCCAGAGTGCCCTCTTCAGGGACCTCTCTGTGGAGACTGCTGCCCACACTCTCTTCCTGGCTGACCTCCACAGGACAGGGCAGCTGAAAACACAGGTGCTGAATTTTATTACAGCTCATGCTTCCGAGGTCTCTCAGACCAGAGACTGGAAGACAATGGTGGATTCATACCCTCACTTGGTGGCTGAAGCATACAGCTCCCTGGCTTCTGCTCAATGCAATCTACTGGAGCCCCCTCTCAAACGTCTGAAGCAAGACCAGGAACCTGTCACCGGTACCCTACATGTGTATACCAGAAGCAGTGGCCTATGTTGA